DNA sequence from the Bombus huntii isolate Logan2020A chromosome 7, iyBomHunt1.1, whole genome shotgun sequence genome:
AACTTTACGAATTTCTCTCGTAAAATTTATAagattctttttataaatacttACTAGTGTATTGAATTTCAACCGTTTATACGAATAATATCTATggtgaaaaatatgtcttgTGATAAACTTTACGAATATTTTAGCTTTTATCTTCTTCGTTTCATCCTGCGTCTTACACCTTACATGATCTTAACATCGATTAACGCAACGAAACTTTGTGAATTTTCCAACTACCTATAAActtgcatttttattttattttacgatacAACAGAATTTGAACAATTACAAATCGTGTTGCTATTCAACCAGCCCCGTCCTTAAATCTGTAGATCTCTCTACCCCATTCGAGAACCTCACAATTCACCAATTCCAGCCGTCGAAACCCTCGAAAATCTCTCGCCATAGTAGCGAAACAATAATCTCGCGGCCCGTTTCCCTTCGACTCACCTACCAATGTCGTTAAAAAGATAACGGGGTCGAGCCGATGGTGGCAGAccaaataaaacagaaaaaagaagagaaaacgGGTGCACGAGTCGAGGAGGAGTTTTCGTGACGAGGCGGTCGCCACGACAATCATGGCCGGATTAGGCGTATGTATAAGGACGTAGAGGGTAGTTTCTGCTGGAAGAGGGTGTCAGAGGGGTTGAACGGGTCAAACGCGGGGGCAAGATAGACGCCTGCACGGGGCGAAACATAAATGATATTCCATGAGGAGCATATGCGTGCGGAGATGACTCCACCTCCGCGACGTTATGCGGCGAGGGTGGCTGCCACCCCCTGGCAGCAGGGTGCTGGTTTATTACAAACAAGGATTACCCGGGTAATGGGACATTCTGTCCCTTCGGTTGGTCGACAGTGAGAACGCACCGTGCACTGACTCACGCTTTCGCTTCTTGTCACAGCGATGTCCAAAGGGGCGAAACCGATGCTGCACGCGGCAGATCGCTGCCAAGATTCCAAAGATACCGCATCACGACGCCGTGAGATATCTACGAAACAAATTTGTCAACATTGTTCGGGTCCGATACCATCGGCCTCGGGGGTGTCTTAAGTAAATGGCAGttatcgcgatgatttcggtTGGCTCGAGATTTTTGGGATGTTTTTTTCTGTTTCCCTGATATGATGTTCGCCGTTGATAGAGCTTCCATTACATGCCatatgttaataaataatttttttatgtacTAAATTTCTCTAACTGTTGTAAAATTCCATTTCGGTTTCTAAACATTTGCTActatttctattaattatacCGCACCCTTGTTTCCAATAcgaatattttccaatttacTGAAATCACCCACTTTTCTACGTAGAATCTGTAATTTTTATTGCACCGTTACATTTAACGAAacatacgtatataaaataattggcATTGTATAACAATCTAGATATTACGTTGCGTGGcaatttttcttcgaaatgTCACTATAATTGAGAAGATATACAAAACAAAGTATGAAACGAAGTACTCTACTAATCGCACACGAACCGTATAGATTTATCGGCGATATTACGGCAAAATGATACGTATTCATAAACATATATAGAAACGATCGACAGTGCCGATGATAATCATAAAATCGTTGATTTAATTTCCTCAAATACGATTGTTAGCACAGATTTGTCTGTCGGGTTTCCATCTCAAACACCGTACAGATCCGTGTTTAAATACTGTTTAAATACTGTAAAAAGTTCCGTCGATTTTGCGACTGTATCCGGGATTAGATTGAACCGAGTGAGGTCCGgagatatttaatttcacgCTACTCGGATGGACTCGTCTCTCTGGCACCGGACCACGATAACATTCTGCTTTTTCCACAAGCAACGAAACGGGATCTTCCGTTACTGGAATATCCGGTGTCTTGGAAACCTtgattaattgaaaataaacaCGAACGtctaaattattatatattttttgattgAGAAAGATGTAATCGTTAACGGTTTAAAAGATTCTTACCTTACGGATaaaagattttataaaaatatagaataaattacAAGGAGCGTTGTGTTTTACCTCgatttgattttttaaaacacGCCACGTTCTCTTTCCTAAAGTTTCTGGTTGCACTAGGACGTAGCTCTTGGGCACCAACGTATCTTTGCTGTGAATGTACACGGTTGTAAGCGCCAGATCCAGAGCATCGTTTGGTACCTAACACGTTCGTACAGATTAGTGAAAAACGTAATTTTGTAGTTTGTAAAAACAAAGTTGTAACTATTTTTCTGTACTATGCGCGATAACATGAACATACAAATGGAAGAAAGATTGGAAGAAATTGTTGTGAATTGTGATAATAGCGGAcgatttttaacaaatttaatttttatcaaatacgAAAAACTTTGCAATATTTTGCTGTTTCGTGTTTATCATACAAGAAAAGATTACATAAAGATACACctagaaataaattaaatttcaaagtgtatattaagatatatttaattataaattgataataaaaaacatattatAGAAACTTTCTCAAGAATATATAGCTCgtaaaaatatggaaataaaTTGCATGGAACTTACGATACATTGGCAAAGTTAATATCTACGCGTGTacacagggtggttggtaactggtggtacaagcggaaagggggtgattctacgcgaaaaaagaagtcgaaaatatagaataaaaatttttcgttcgaggctttgttttcgagaaaatcgactttgaattttcgttcggtacgcgtgcactttatcgcgtcttgTTATAActgatctcactgtagatcgttgtcctgatggaaaaattaaaaaaagaaattaataaagaatttttattctatattttcgacttcttttttcgcgtagaatcaccccctttccgtttgtaccaccagttaccaaccaccctgtataattaaAATGACACGAATATTTAGACATGTGTCACGCAAGTACTgtcataataaaaaaataaaaaaacgagATTCGATTGTACTAGATGGtgagataaaaaaataacaagGAAGATTTTAGGTTAACGCGTGTAGTTTTACCTGTGATCTCAAAAGCCTATTATCTTTCCGTATACTGTTTAGCGTATGATGAGCAAAGAGACGTTCGTGCGCTTTTAACTTTGCACTCCAGTCTCTGTCCTTGGGTGAAACTTTATTACCTAGTACAGGTCGTCGTAGCCACACTCCTTCGCGTACTACATCCGGCACAGGATAAGGGTTTCTAATGTAACTCACTTCCGCCATTCTAACACCACCTGTAACTATAAACGTTCCTAAGTTTGTAGTAAAATGCGATACAAGCGTAGCAAcacgatatataaaataaacgttTACTTGCTTTATGTTTCgctatattataaaattaataaaaataacatttcgTGCGATTAGCGTGAACTATGCTGTAGGACGCGGGAATCGCAATTACGTACATTGAGAAAACGTTTCGTTGGAAATGTGTTCGATAAGTTTGGCGTAAAACGAGATACTAAAATTTCCTAGTTCCCAAATTACCGATCATTTGGATTATTACATTTCCAAATTTCCaagttatttaattttcatattctcGTTATGAATCGTCATCTCGCGTATATACAAAAATCGCAAATTATACGTTacaaacatttacattttAGGCGTGTAATAAATGTTAGGGATGATTCCAGTGAATAACAAGGCTCGTTAATATAACGGGTGACCgactgtttaaatatttttacggTCACTGCGAGGTACATATACAGGTGtgctaaatattttctaatttctgcGTATATCTTGAAATTTCCTTTAACCCCAtaacctacaactacgggcaTAGTTCGTAGTAGATGATCgggccaaacgtaaatattacgagCATGACCCGCAGTATATAATCGCgtcaaacgtaaatattacgagCATGActcgtagtacgatgatcgggccaaaagtaaatattacgggcattctcgaacgtaaatcgtaggttaaggggttaaacCTCGTCAATACGATAACGATAATCCGATCATgttgttaatgaaattttcgcGATACATCCTATAACACTTAACATACTCGCACGagcgttcaaatatttttgtgaatcgctgtaattatttaattaaaaatgtcaCGTACTTTGAGCGAACGGAAcaaagaatttaaataatcagTGCATCGTGCACGGTACAAACAGCTGACTGGTTGAATGTAAACGAAGACAGAAAGGCGGTCGTATATGAATGGCAGCATTCGGGGAAAATCTCGGTTAAATTTCACAATAAGCTCTTTCACGACTTCTAAACGTGAAAGCGCTTGTAAGCGACTTTAGGGAGCCTTACGAGATGCCCTTGGAAAGCAGCCTGAGCGACTGTAAAGGCGAGAATGAACGAAAAGAGGGAATGAAACGGTCTCGATAAGTGGACACCCCGCGGAGAATGACGGAATGCAGACCGCCTGCATGTATTAAAGCCTTTCGTTTATCAATGAATCGGGATCAGAATCGAAATTCCTCCGAGTAAATGTTTCGAGGGTGACTGATGCGTTCGGTGGCGGACGCGTTTTGATCTCTCGAAATAGAAAATCGAAACCGGATGTTGATCCTTGAGTCTGATGGGTCGAAAGGAAAGCAGATGAAATAATTCCGAAAACGGTTGAACGTTTTTATCTAAGTTTTAGGATAGAAGAGAGTTTACCTTTGGAAATTAAAATCATTCGTGAATTAAAATCTAAcgagaatttgaaaaaattaccTAATGCAAAAGATCGTACATTTCGCGTATTACGATCTAAAGTTTAGTAAAATGCACAAGATACCCATACGATTTTCTATAACGAACGTTCGATTACTCTCGTGAATCGGCGAAAGAACATTTTACACCGTAAAAacgaatttacaaaaatacaaaaattatttgtcaATATATAAAACTCGATTACCGGTAAACCTGTTGACACCTGCGATCAGCAAGAATCAAAGGAAGTTCGTTTCATGACAGAGGAGCGGGCTCGGTTGGCCGCATTTAACGTGTTTTGCTCAGGAGGTGGTCGGCTATGGCCAACGTCGACGTCCGATATTAAACCCACAGTAATTTATGTTAGCACGAGCGTGCATAATGCTGTTTGTATAAAGCGGCACAGTCACGTGTCGGCTCGTGCCGCTACGTATCACTCCTACCTCCCTTAATTCTTGCTGGTACGCAGGCAATGCGCGTGGACGCGTTATGCGATTTTAAATGTTCGCCAACTATGCGCGAAAGATGTGGTACATTGTGTTCCGACGTTCTTCGTGATTTATCGCGTTACTTTAAAATTCGACGACATTTCTTGCGTACAATAATACCCTATCATTCGTACGATATAGCATTTAATATCAGAGCTAGCGACCTGTAGCTTCTACTTGTACTGAGtcatgaaaatatttgagaTTTCGTTAGAACTGTAACGAAACGCGAATGTCGTAATCATCTCTGTTGGTCTTTGAAATCAATCTGAAAATGTGTGTAGAATTTACTTGATCATAaaggatataacctaacaaacacgaagatggtaccccgctgggggtagccacccacatgataatcaaacagctaaaaaattctaccaaaattggacaaattgtgaatgtgaaatattaaataaaaaaaaagaatttacttGATATTTATTGCCAATGAAGGAATTATATTTTGATACGATACTTGAAAATACAAGTACTTTTTAGAGAAAGAATGAATTTGAAGAAGAAGACGGAAAGTGATGATTTTTTGTTTCAATCTCGTTTTAAAGTTTCTTTGATTCTTAAAATACGAGTAAGATCGAGGCATGAAAGTTCGAGGGATTAAAAATTTCCCACGACAGAGTTAATCGAAGCTTCCGGTAGAACATGACCGTGTATTCTATAAATCGTCATTAACTTcacatatttttatgaattaacttGAACCAAATAAtctaataaattctatattttagattattttatatgtttctgCACACACTTTCTATATATTAAGATGCAATTTTGCacctttaaattttccataaattcgTAACAATTCGAAGCCCATTCGTCGTGTAAAAAAGAGAACGACGCGAAATTTCCAACTTAAAACGACAAAATCGAACTtgaaacattttcttctttatttgaACGTAGgcagagaaaaaaaatgttcCGTGTCATCGATGACACGTAGGGTATCGTTCGTGGACCTCTTCTTGGATGGGCCAGCTAGGGTACAGAAACCGACACACGTAATCGCGTAATCGCATAATCGCGGCGCGTGCTGAAGTTCGGGTTGCGGGAGCTTTACGTACGTCTACATCGGCGCACGTGCGATGTTCAACGCACTGAATCAACAACGATCGCGAATCACAGACCTATCCGTGAATACGAACGGCAAACCCCTTGCCAACCGTTTTACGAGATAATTGTTCCGACGATCTGATCTCCGGTAACGGCGAGTGACCAGATAACAAGCTACCGTTTAAATGGAAGAAACTTAAATTGTTGAACCTGTGATTCGAAGGGTGACGATGATTATCAGTCTAGTGTTAATTGAGCAGAGGTTAAAAGTCACGTTGCTCCACAAGTCGAAAACACGACTTCATATGTCGAGAAAAAGCCTCGGCAGTGACAAATGTTACCTCATAAAATTGATCTTGGAATTTAAGATCATTTATATcgtcatttttataataaatagacTTGTGGATGTGGATTATTTAGTTCTTCAACATCGGTTCGTTCAGTTTCGACATAGATTCGATCGTAccataaaatttaaattaactaAAACGAGAAACGTTATTAGCTGATGTGGATTGGTTTGGGAAACGATTAAGAATTGGATATCGAGGAAAAGACCAAACGAATTTGAAGGAAGCTGAAATAAGTTACAAAGTCTTCCGTTATATCTACACGTTATTCATTCTTTTATCATTCTTTAGCGTACTCTTCCAATAAATAGCTCGATAAATGATACGAACAAACGTCTAAGCGAAAAGCATATATTGCCAATGCCTCGCTTCATAAGTAttacttctttcttttcgagtcGAGCTAACGGAACGCGTCACAATAAAAAGTCAGGCGAGCAACAACAATGCGACAGAAGAAAAAGACTCGAAGGTTGTTAAAGTCGCCTGTTCTTCGATATGGAAGAGCTAGCAGCGAACATACGGCGgtggaaagaagaaagaaaagggagAATGGATCCCTTCTAGATAGATAGGTGCGGTCACTGTCAGGAGGGTTGACAAAGGCTGACCAGGGGTAGAAACATTCAAATGGTAATCGGCGCGCGTCTAACATATACCGACCCTCCGACCCCCGTGCTCGCGCTTAAGGGGGTGCTCGCACCCCCTTGGCATACACCCTGCACATTCGCACCAGAATCAAACCAAATATTGGCAATATCATCCACGGCATTGCTCTCTCCGCGACCTGCCTCCTACACTCGCTGGGAAACGATGTCCATTTGAATGCACGATTCCATTACCGACGACGATATATCGGTTCGAGGATATTATGGGATTAGGATTTCAAGCGAAACCTGAAAGAACGCTATGAAACTCGGTCATACACCGAAGGTGCGATGCGTTTCCGCAGTTTAACGATTCTACTGATTGTAAAATATTGGTCTCGTTTTATGTGGCTTTCTGTTATTTAAATGACGCGTTTAGAATGTACGACCGAGCTTGAGATAGCGTTTCTATAAGATTCAGAAGAAACGTTTATAGAGAGTACAGAAATTAGGGAGAAGTTCGCTGAAGGATTCTTAGGAAATAATTTACGATTactaatttcaaatttcaggaGTTAAAACGAGGTTTCAGAATTTCGTCAAACACGTACAGACTGAAAATTCATTGtttaatttatgtattataatgACAATATGGATCGAAATAAACAGCTTGAACGTGTAAAGCCTCTGGCTAGCCACAACAAACGTTGGAAACGTTGCACACGATATTTGAAGGGTGCAAAGAATGTATAGATCTCACGCCATACGACCgcagaaacgaaagaaatattgaTACAGCTTTGTTCGAAAATGTCCAAACAGCAAAGTACAAGCGACACGCCCCTGGTTTTCGTCCTTTCATGAATTCTAGAGAAAGGAACATTCTACATAGGGTCACTGAATACCAGGTAATGTTACTTGTGCTGTATCACTGTGCCCTGTGAAGATTCCTTTTTTGACATAAACACAATATCAAGTCTTGATAGAACATtgatattcataaaattttaatcgtcgattattaaaatcaaaaaagtgtacatatatatgttatttgtaataataaatttgtaattggCTGTAGAAAATGAGACGATGTAAAGATAAcgtagaaattaatattaattttcattttaaaatattcagttTCTCTTTTGTTTTAAAACATtactataaatttatatatcacTAATATAAAAATGGAGAAAACTTAAAAACAGTTTTTCAGCAAATTCGATTTAATTAAGCGTTGCAGCAAACGTATTCAAGGTAAAGTACATTATTACGAGAATTATTTATACgccattatatttattataccatttgtatacaaattaattCGATTCAAATATATTAAGTTTCGTGTCATTTAATAGTACCTACATACTTTcatataattagaaaaatataatgatatgAAATTGAAACGTAGAACCTAATAAACATACATTTCCTTGAAAATAACGTTTCTTGCACAGCTTGTATTATACAAATGTTTCTTGTGATCGCCGTACATTCACGTCAAAAAGCATTTATTACGCGGATacttttttcaatatttttctcaGTCGATCGCACATCGCAAGATAGAAACACTTTTTATCGTAGGAAAAACTTTCGTAGGAAAATACAGTCTGAGAAGTAATACTCGTGTCTTCATCGAGCCCCCGTGACCCTTCGCGTAGAATAATGTCTTACACCCTGCGTGTCCAATTCGACGAAACCAATGGGGTGGGTAGGACAGCAGTGCGACAGGTGGCCCGTGAAATCAGTGCACGAGTGCGCCGTTCCATCGAGCCTGCCGTTCGATACGGTTCATTAGGAAATTAAGTGTATAATAATTAGAATTGGGGTGCTGATGGGACACGTTAAACGGAACTCTTTTTTCGTTCCACGGCCATCGACACGCGCAGAGAGTAGCTAAACGCGTGGACGACGAATTTCGTATGAGTATACTGCGGACGTTTATTGGTCCAGTCAAATAGAGCTGTTGGGATGTGTTTGATCTGATTTAACGAGAACGTTTTTAACATAAACCGGTGCCGGATATagtagaaaatgaaaatgaatatttgcGCCACTCGAAAAGGTTATACGTTCGTGGAAATTCGATATAGCAAAGCTGATCGGTTCTTTAACGCGTTTCTTAAAATATCTCCTCTGAAAACGCATCTTTGTAAAAAAAGTTACGTATACTTTTTGTTCGTTTTGAAAGATCGTCGAAGCAGCCCCTGAACACGACGTGACCATCGCAAACGAGAACAATAAACAATTACGTCGATGAAGAATAAGAACACAGACGATGAAGAACCACACGTTCCTTTAAAAGGACCAAGACTAGGTAAAGTTTGGTTCATACGTACTTCGCAAAGAATATGTCGTGGTACAAAAATCATGTCTAGTCTTCCACGGTAcatcgaattaaaaaaaaaaaatcatctTTCTCAGTGCTACAGTTACCGAGAAAACGAGTGTTAAAAATCGAGTGACAAGCGCGCTCTTGAAATTGTCTTTTCCATAGGAACAGTCGATGTTACgtttgtgaaaaattacgtGCTGAAGGTACTAGAAGCTCTCTGTTAGAATATACcttttaattttccatttccTGTGATATTTAACAGCGATTTGTGTAAAAGAAGCCCGTTATATCGGATAAAATTCACCCGAATAGCTCTATTGACTGAACTATACGCAATTGTGAGGAATATAAATGTACGGAGTGCACGTAatatacgaaaatataaaaaatattcaaatcaatgtacttattaaaatattacggAGGGTGGAGCAAATCTCTACATATTTAGTTTCCATAATTGTAGGTACTATTGTTAGAAGGATATTATAATTCATATCACTTATTAGGATACTTTTCCCTGTAAGCTACATATCCTTCTCATCAAGcgaaaaattcattttatagTGGAATGGAGTAGaacgaaacaataaaatttgatctataaaaatatttaatctaattaaatATACCAAGAAATCTAATTTAGTTAAAAATATCGTCAAGGTATTGCTATCAACCGTACAAAATATTAAGAGAGAAAACGAGATGCGCTCAAATAAACGtgaaaaatgttgaaataattgCAAAACTGCTCCTATCGATAACACATAACATATAAACGGAACGAGTTGAAAACTCGAGATCAATTTCACTGAAAAATACACgttatcgttaattaataagACGTTAGAGTAGGATGTTGGCTATATCCAACATCCGAAACGAAAGGATTAACTATACGAAAACGAATAATTCTCTCTCCGCCACGTTCCGTAcgataatttctaatttccaAATTATAACCCGTTAATTCCATCTCTCTTTCTAAATCGTCgatcaaagagaaaaatattcagCCAAGCGAAAAATATCAGTGCTCTTTACTTAATCACCAAAGCACGAACCGACGAAAGGCAAACGAAACGAAGCAATCTAGCAACAAAAATGATCTTTCCCCGATGCAATCCCTTCGCACGAAATATTTTCCCGACGAAACGCTGTGCACACACGTGTGTATGCCCGTGCACGCTATTTGCATACCGATGATCGAGCACTCGAGAGGCGGTTGCACATTTTCGCGCGCGTTGCGCCGAGAGGCACGGCTCTGGTTGGCTGGCAGAGGCGGAGAGTCGTCGGTGTATTTTAGCATTTCACGTTTGTTTCCATTTAAATGGTAATCGAGTTCATAATGTAATTGTATTCACCGCGTAAGCCGGGTCTCACCACAGCGCTTCGGCCCCGCCATTGTTTGCATTGTTCTCCTCGCAGTGCGAACAAtccgcgcgcgcgcgcgcgcgcgatcTCGTTCACCGTCGGCCTTTCAGCCTCGCGTTTCGCCGAAATCTAAACCCCTCGCGCCCTGCTCGCAGCACCATAGGTGATATTTTGCTGCGATACAACCAGCCAGTTTATGCGATACTGATGGATATCGGTGTAGAACGCGTCCCGATACCTCCAATCGGACGCACAGCATGGAAAGTCGATGTGTCACGCGTTCGATACCACGAGGACAGCATGGTTCCGCGTTATTTTAACCGAACCTTTTTCCTCTCCTCTTTTTTGGATTTAGTTTTCCAGAATATcggaaatgaatatttttagaCAGTTCTCAGTTATGCTCGATACCGTTCTATCTTCTCTGAATTTAGTTTTGAGAAATAATAGAAACACGATTTTTCCGATTATGGtacattttgttttattttctgttgGATTTAATTTCGAAGGCAAATGGAGATTggattttttaagaaattttacaactacccttaattttattctatcttCTTTGGATTTATTTGCGAGAGACACTGGAAATGGAAtgttttagaatatttattttatagaatattattttagaatatttgGAACTATGATCAACGTTAGAACTATCGATCTTTCGTCTGTATTTAAACACACAACGGGATGTAATTTGTACGTGTATTATTCCATAGTACGACATTATGCCGGgcgtttaattttttaaataaatttctacttTTATTATCACGCGGTACCGGTCATACGTGTCAATATCAGTGAATATGCTAGCAGGTCACCATACACGTACGTTAAATTCAACTGCGCTACTTCTTCCTACATTTGCTACTAATCCATCAATATCAAAGCTAGATCCCAAGATTCCAGCCATCGGTACACTTGACGCGTTTGCCATTGCTCGgtatattttaacgaaattcGCCGGTAAATGTAAACCTGCGTATGCACGAGGCCCGCGTAAATCATAATGGATGGCCGTGGGTCGACGTTCGTTCCGTAACAAAAATTTTTACCCGAAAACGCATTGTTATACAGCTCACGGAAGAGTCGCAGAATCCGTAGAGGTGAAGCATAGagaaaacgagagaaagagagagagaaaagagagagagaaaagagagagagagagagaggaaaatagagaaagagagagaaagagctaTCACAGGCTTGAAACGAGCTATGCGAAGGGGGTTGGCCGCGTTATTGTAACACAGGGGATGCTGGCTGTGTGTACGTGTTAGCGGAGTTGGTTGCCTTTCTCTCATACATATTCATCAAACGCTAATTAATCATCGCCAGGCACACCCACTGCGAGCCACCCTCTTGGCAGCAGGCGAAGCctggtgaaaaaaaaaaaa
Encoded proteins:
- the LOC126867493 gene encoding cilia- and flagella-associated protein 276, giving the protein MAEVSYIRNPYPVPDVVREGVWLRRPVLGNKVSPKDRDWSAKLKAHERLFAHHTLNSIRKDNRLLRSQVPNDALDLALTTVYIHSKDTLVPKSYVLVQPETLGKRTWRVLKNQIEVSKTPDIPVTEDPVSLLVEKAECYRGPVPERRVHPSSVKLNISGPHSVQSNPGYSRKIDGTFYSI